The sequence CAGACTTTTCCTTGGCAGGTGTCGGTGTTCGCGGCTATCAACCGTCAGCACCAACGCCTCCCAACGGTTGGCCCTGCATCCTTTATATGCACGGCGGCGGCTGGGTAGTCGGTGGCTTGGACTCCCATGACTTCATCTGCCTTGAACTGGCCAGCACGTTACAGGTTCTGGTGATCGCCATTGATTACAGGCTTGCCCCCGAGCATCCGTTTCCAGCCGCGTACGACGATTGCCGGGCGGTCTGGCAGGCCATTCAGGTGGGCGAAGCGCCTTGTCACGTCGACCTCCAGCGGCTGGTGGTTGCTGGCGATAGCGCGGGTGGCAACCTCGCGGCAGCCTTGTGCCTAGGCCTGCGAGATGACCGGCAACCGCTGCCACGGGCCCAGGTGCTGATCTATCCAGGCCTGGGCGGCGCTGCCGACTTGCCCTCCCGGCGCGATTGCTTCGATGCTCCACTGCTCAGCACCAGCGACACCGAGTGTTACCTGACGCTCTATCTGCGGGGGGCGGGAAAACCGTCGCCTTACGCCATGCCGCTGCTGGCCGAGGACTTCAGTGGTTTGCCACCGGCGCTGATCGCCGTGGCGCAATTCGACCCGTTGCGTGATGACGGCATGCTCTACGCCGAACGCCTGCAAGGGGCAGGCGTGGCCGCCACGCTGTATCCGGGAAAAGGCCTGGTTCATGGCTGTTTGCGAGCGAGGGGGCAGGTGGGCGAGGTGGATCGGCTGTACGAATACCTGCTGGGCTACCTGCGCGAGGTTCTGTTGACGCAGGTCTGAAGCGTCAAGGACATGCTCATTGCACGATTCGGGTTTATGATGCCAGACGGCAAAATATTAGATGTCCCCCCAGGGATGAACTCGACCCCTTACGGAGCGCGCAATGCAGACTTTGTACCCGCAGATCAAACCCTACGCCCGGCACGATCTGGCCGTCGATGAAACCCATTTGCTGTATGTCGACGAAAGCGGTTCCCCGGAAGGTTTGCCCGTTGTGTTCATTCACGGTGGCCCCGGTGCCGGGTGCGACGCCAACAGCCGCTGCTATTTCGATCCCAACCTGTACCGCATTGTCACTTTTGATCAGCGCGGCTGCGGGCGCTCCACTCCACGGGCGAGTTTGGAAAACAACACCACCTGGGATCTGGTAGCCGACCTTGAGCGGATTCGCGAGCACCTGGGTATCGAAAAGTGGGTGCTGTTCGGCGGCTCCTGGGGTTCGACCCTGGCCTTGGCCTACGCGCAAACCCATCCAGAGCGCGTGCATGGCCTGATCGTGCGTGGCATTTTCCTTGCTCGGCCCCAGGATATTCAGTGGTTCTACCAGGCTGGCGCCAGCCGCCTGTTCCCGGATTACTGGCAAGACTACCTCGCGCCAATTCCCCAGGAAGAGCGCCACGACCTGCTCAGCGCCTACCACAAGCGCCTGACCGGTAACGACCAGATTGCCCAGATGCACGCCGCCAAGGCGTGGTCCACCTGGGAAGGCCGCATGTTGGGCCTGTGCCCGAACCCACAGTTGATCGAGCGGTTTTCCGAGCCCCAGCGCGCCTTGTCGATTGCCCGTATCGAATGCCACTACTTCACCAACAACTCGTTCCTTGAACCGAACCAGTTGATTCGCGACATGCACAAGATCGCCCATTTGCCTGGCGTAATCGTGCATGGCCGCTACGATATGATCTGCCCGTTGGATAATGCTTGGGAGTTGCATCAGGCTTGGCCCAACAGCGAGCTGCAGATTATCCGCGAGGCCGGCCATGCGGCTTCCGAGCCTGGAATCACCGATGCGCTAGTGCGTGCGGCGAGTGAAATGGCACGACGCCTGCTTGATCTACCGCCTGAAGAAGCATGAAAGGGCTTTTGCAACGGGTGCGAGGCGCCCGGGTCGAGGTAGAAGGGGAGGTTGTGGGGTCGATTGACCAGGGTTTGCTGGTGCTGGTGGCCGTGGAACCTTCAGATACCCAGGCTTGTGCCGACAAACTGCTGCACAAGCTGCTTAACTATCGGGTGTTCAGCGACGACGAGGGCAAGATGAACCTGTCTTTGAAGGACATTGGTGGCGGTTTGCTGCTGGTGTCGCAGTTCACGTTAGCCGCAGACACCAAGAGCGGCCTGCGCCCCAGCTTTTCCACGGCGGCTCCACCGGCCTTGGGAGAGGCACTTTTCGACTACCTGCTGTTACAAGCGCAACAATTGCATGGCAAGGTGGCGTCGGGGCGTTTTGGCGCGGATATGCAGGTGCATTTGGTCAATGATGGGCCGGTCACCTTCCTGTTACAGACCTGAATGTACTAAAAACGACTTTTAATGCCTAAAAACACAGGTTTTCGCTA is a genomic window of Pseudomonas sp. ADAK18 containing:
- a CDS encoding alpha/beta hydrolase; its protein translation is MSHYPISQQLSAFVEKTESFTSADTSLTGLRQGYDRMCRAFTPGQPEGLRVSDFSLAGVGVRGYQPSAPTPPNGWPCILYMHGGGWVVGGLDSHDFICLELASTLQVLVIAIDYRLAPEHPFPAAYDDCRAVWQAIQVGEAPCHVDLQRLVVAGDSAGGNLAAALCLGLRDDRQPLPRAQVLIYPGLGGAADLPSRRDCFDAPLLSTSDTECYLTLYLRGAGKPSPYAMPLLAEDFSGLPPALIAVAQFDPLRDDGMLYAERLQGAGVAATLYPGKGLVHGCLRARGQVGEVDRLYEYLLGYLREVLLTQV
- the pip gene encoding prolyl aminopeptidase gives rise to the protein MQTLYPQIKPYARHDLAVDETHLLYVDESGSPEGLPVVFIHGGPGAGCDANSRCYFDPNLYRIVTFDQRGCGRSTPRASLENNTTWDLVADLERIREHLGIEKWVLFGGSWGSTLALAYAQTHPERVHGLIVRGIFLARPQDIQWFYQAGASRLFPDYWQDYLAPIPQEERHDLLSAYHKRLTGNDQIAQMHAAKAWSTWEGRMLGLCPNPQLIERFSEPQRALSIARIECHYFTNNSFLEPNQLIRDMHKIAHLPGVIVHGRYDMICPLDNAWELHQAWPNSELQIIREAGHAASEPGITDALVRAASEMARRLLDLPPEEA
- the dtd gene encoding D-aminoacyl-tRNA deacylase, with the translated sequence MKGLLQRVRGARVEVEGEVVGSIDQGLLVLVAVEPSDTQACADKLLHKLLNYRVFSDDEGKMNLSLKDIGGGLLLVSQFTLAADTKSGLRPSFSTAAPPALGEALFDYLLLQAQQLHGKVASGRFGADMQVHLVNDGPVTFLLQT